A stretch of DNA from bacterium:
ATATGCTCTTTCCTGGCTGACTCATCGCCGCTGGAGACGACACTGATAATAGGTGAGACCATCTGAATGAATGCCCCGGAAAAATCTGCCGAACCATGGTGCGGTACTTTGAATACCTCGGAACTGAGATTGATTTCGCCATTCTTGTGTTTACGGGCCAGAAAACGGCTGGCTTCCTCGTTCAGGTCCCCGGTAAACAGAAAGCTGAAGCCGCCATACTGAAGACGGAAAATAATTGAATGGCCGTTGATGGTATGAGATGCAGACAAGCCTTTAAATCCTTCATCGTCCAGATCAAGCGATTCGTGACCTATCCGTGGTCTTTCAGGTGGTGTGCCGAGAAATTTAAGGCCCGTGATGCCGCCCTTCCTGGTCAGAAACGGCCCTAAAACCGATATTTTCATTTCACCGCTGTTGAAGAAATTGAAAGCATCGTCTTCACCGAAAGAAATCCTGCGGAATTCAATTTCTTTTCGATCGTTCCAGTCCCTGAGAGCTTCCTTCCACCTGAGAAACGGCTCGTTCATTTCCTTGTCCGGCACATCGAGCAGACTGTCCGCCAGGTCTGTGACAATTGTCTCGCCATTAATGAATGCTGTAGAACCGAGTAACTTTTTGTCAGGAATGGCCTTCTTGTTATTGTCCTTGCCCGGGCGCTTCACGAGGCCGTTATGGTAGACCCGTTTCGGGGCGATGAAGAGCCGTTTTTTCGGCTCGGAATGACTCTCCGACTCGTGAATTTTGGTCAAACCCACGAAGTGATCGGCATCGCCGTGGGTTACGAGAATACAGTCGATTTCTTTTGGCTTGGTCTTACTTGTACCTCGATAACGGGCAGCCAGATATCGGGCGAAAAGTTGATTGTCGCCTCCGTCTACCAAGATGATCTTACCATCCGGCGACTCGATGACTGACCCATCCCCTTGCTGCACATCGACAAAATTGACCTTGAGAACCTTGTTGTTCTTTTTCGGAATGACGACGGAGGCGGGCTTGCAGCCTGATGACTTCGTCGGACATATGTACGCCTCTGTCTTTACAGGCAGGATGCTCCCGTCCTTTTTATTCTCGTACCTCACAGTATTGATACGAACATGTTCGGCGGTCGTTTCAATGACCTCGACGTAATCACCCCAGGCCAGCGTGTACAAATAACCCTTGCGATTCGGTTCCTTGAACACGTCAGCGAGATCGACGTTAATGACAGACTGGTTTGCCATGTTCTGATCCCTCCTTCGCGATACTGATACATGGTGTTGATAGCTCTGTGTTTTTTACGGTCGAAGCATAGGTAGTCAAAGTAACAGAACACCTGACGCAAAATCCCGAAGTGACCACCACGATCTGCTGCCTTATGCGCCTGTAAAGGGATAATAAGATCGTCATCAAATGACAGGATGATTATTAATGGATGTGCGGACATGACTGTTGCCTCATGCGTCATGTTTTAAACTGATATAGATTCAATAATTATTCTAAATATATAACGTTAAGTTATTTATTGGTTTTTAGTGAATTACATTACATAACACATGTAATATACATACTTTCTAATAATATCAAAGAACATTTTTTCATGTAAACACCATATGTATAAAATGGTATCACTCAATGTAACTTCTATAATAATAAAGTATAAAAGATATGGTTATTATGGTGCTGTCAGAATAAGCGGGAATAAAAGGAGGCTCCGCTTGTTCACGGCTGAGTGTTTCGATGTGACCACAAGGGCAGTGGAGTATCCTGAATACCAGTAAAAAATTGGGTGGGTGGGAAAGCAGTTCGGGCATTTTTATGAGAATGATCCTGAAACCATCCAACTGCCGATATAGGTTTGCGGTTCTGCATCAGTTCAAAGAACCCGGGAAGGTGGTATGAGTAATGCCGAGTTGCAGGCAGGTAAAGATAATAACGTAATGTGGCGATTATCCGCAGAAAAATAGTGACCGTTTAATTCCATGTTGCCTCTTTCCTTGACGAGGATGAACCGGTTACAAGTTTGGATTGAGCAATTATTTCGGGTATATGGCATTATTGGTTTTCGAACTTTTCATATATCAATAAACCTCATTAATATAAAAATCAATAGTCCTGATGTTGCTCCCAGATAAAGCCATCGGATATATTTTCTTCCTTCTTCATTTTTTGATAACAATAATCTAAACGTCGAATAAGCAATCGCACTATCCATTATTATGATTGGCACCAAATAAAGGGTTGGGAACCAATTCAGTATAAAAGGAATAATCGTCAGCAGAATAACGAAAAAGAAAATGTAACTGCTTATTTTGATCGCAGTGGGTTTACCATATTTAATTGCCAGGGAATTTGATTCAATAAGAATATCCCCCCGCATATCCATGGAATCAGCAGCAATTTCTTCTCCTAAATCTATTAATGCGGCAATTATACCAAAAAACCAGACTATTTTATTAAAGAATAAATCAACTGATATACCACCATAAATAAATGTCATCCCGACAGAAAAACTTACCATAAAATTCCCGGGTAATCCGCTCTTTTTAAATTTCCGGTTATAGAGAAAACCAATAATTGATATGAAAAATGTACATGATAATGCTATAACATTAATCAGATAACTAAGAATGAGCCCAATGATCAAAAGACTTATTGATAGTAATAAAGCTTCTGATAGAGTGACGGTGTTAGAGGGTATAGGACGATCGGGCGCATTTATTTTATCAGTCTCAACATCGAAATAATCATTTAATACCAATATTGAAGCGGAAATACAAAATATTGACAAAAAACCATTTATCGTTTCAAAAACGGGTGCAAAATGTCCAAGCGCTAACAATTGTCCCATGATAACGCATACACCTGCTGAAAATGGTAGTTCAAATCGTACTAATCTGACCAGCCCTTTTATTTTCTTCATACACTTTGCCATATATAAATCCTCAAAGAATTCCTAACAATGGTTATACAGTCTGTATAAAACGGCATACAAAGACTGATCCCTTCTGTATAAGTAGTTTACACCATACATTCTGGCATATACAGTCTATATAAACCATCATACAACTCGCCGATAAAGCTGAGCATTTCGTGATATTCGAAGTTATAGATGTGGTGTAAGGTATGGGTATCTGGTAACCTTGTCAAGAAACCATTATTATGAACGGATTTCTCTTCCCGCTGAAAACAACTGTTACCCGAGGAAACGATTTCTCTAAAAAACAGTTCGCAGTTTCGATTTCCTTATCATGCTTGCCAGATACTTCGCAAGAGAGTCTCAAGCCGGAAGGAGCGGATGGAATCTGCAGGGTGATGCCGTGTACTTAACATGTGACAAAAATTGAGAAACAGAAGTGTAAGGAACAAAAACCGTCGAGGTACGGAACCCTATACCAATGATGGGGGAAGACAGCTGGAGTGACCACTTCTCCTATCCGCGTACCCGTATTACTGTGATAAAAAAAAAATTCCAATAATATGGTGCATATAACTATTTATAATACAAATAATAGCTAATATTTTACCCTATAAAATTTATTACGGTAAAAAAACACTTGACAAAAATGATTTACCATATTAATATTAAAGCCATAACATTATGCCATTAACATTAAAGCCATAATTCAAAGAGGTAGTCGGTATGACAGAACTTGAAATCGGCAGCGGGCAGATGAAAGTCCTGAGGGCGCTCTGGAAAGAAAAAAGGGCGACAGCCCAAAAATTGACGGAAATTCTGAATGAAACTGAGCCGATAAAATTCAGCACAGTTTCAACATTTCTCCGCATTCTGGTTAAAAAGGGTGTCGTCGCCTTTGATGTTGACAAGCGCACCTATATTTTCTACCCGCTTGTGAAGGAAAAGGATATTGCGAACCATGCAGTGATGAATTTAATAGATCATGTATTCGCAGGATCAAAAGAAGGTTTTGTGTCATTTATCATAAATAACAACTACATAGAGCCTGATGAATTGAAGAAAATAAAAGCGATGATCGATAATAAGGAGTAATGACAATGCTGGGGATCGCGGTTAAATGGCTGCTGCATTTTTCAGATGCTGCGTTTATTACCGGCATCAATCTCCTGATTCACACAACAATACTCATCGGTATCTGCCTGGCCTGCAGGTCAGTGGTAATGAGAAGAGGAGGGAAAGCGGCTACTCAGTCTGTATTGCTCCGTACCTTCCTTGTCGCGGCACTCCTCAGTCCATTGACATTATCGCTTTTCAAGTTCACGGGAATGAATGCACTGTACCTGTCGGCCACTTTATTATATCCTCCCGAGTATACTTACGACCTGTCACGGGAAAGCACCCATTCCCAAACGTCGTCTCAAATGATAACGATTCAAAAATCCGGGGAAACGGTAAGCCATGAAAATACGCAGCAAAACGAACATGCTTCAGATAATATCCCTAAAGTGAACTCACCTGTAAAGAATAATGAGAGTATAAAAGTATCGTTACCTTCAGGTGTACAGGTACAAAAACGTCCTGAGCTTGCTGTACCCGGCAGTGTTGAAAAAAGCATGAAAGATCATGCAGGCAGATTGAAAGCAACCATTTCTACGGAAAAAGTTGTTCACGGATTGGCTGTAGTATTTACCATAGTCTGGTGTGTTTTTTCGATGTTTCTGTTTGTACGGTTTATTGCCATCAATCTTTATATACGACGCATAAGGCAACTGGCTTCGGAAGCAAAACCCGCGTACAGGGAAATATGCCGGAAAGCGGCAGGTGAGTTTGGTATAAAGCCGCCTGCAATTTTTCAAAGCCACTATGTATACAGCACGATGATAACCGGTTTTTTCAAACCCTCCATAATACTCCCCTCCGGTGCGAATGAAGTTCCTATGGCAAGCAGGGAAGTATTTCTTCATGAACTTGCACACTTTGCACGGCGTGATTATCTCTGGAATCAATTGGGGCAGATTAGTAAAATCTTGTTTCCATTTCAGCCGCTCTTATGGATTCTGGCCCGCCTGATAGAAGAAACAAGCGATTATGTCTGTGATGATTATGTTGTAAAATTCAGCACAGTCAACCGGTCTTACGCTACTCAACTATACAACCTTGCGCTCAATTCCCAACCGGCATGTCCGAAAATTCAGACCGGCGCCGGAATAGTGTCTACCGGATCGCCTTTTCGCAGGAGAATTGAACGTATTCTCGATAATTCATATGCACGTCATGTAAAAATTAATGCCAACGAAGCTATGTCGATCACGCTTCTTTTTATATGTTCAATTACATTTACGGGATTCATCAGGGTAGACCGCCCCGGGGCAGTTCAACAAAGCAAGTATGTAACAAAACTTGTCAAAGATACCATAGAAACTAAGGCTGATGACTCATTCACTGTGAAACGTTACCCTGACAATCATTTCTCATCCGGGTATAGTGATTCTCGCATGACGGAATATGATTCGGAAAAAGAACACGAACATATAAAGGCGAAGAAAAACGCTGACAGAGACGGCGTTCAGGTTTCCGAAAAAGTGACAGGATACAATCCGGACCAAGGAATGATCGTATCGCGCACAACATATGGGCAAAATCCTGGAAATATCCCCGGCATTATGCAGGTTAACAATATCCCGAATGAAAAAACGGCCAAACCGGCAGAAAGCACTGAACATAATACTGAAGCCCGCCCGGAAATTGAAAATTCAGATGATAATTCAACAGCGATACAGGCACCGGAGCCTGAAACCGCGAATAATCACGAAGCGGATACGGTCAACGTTCATCTGGCTGGAGGATACGATTCCGGTATGGCTGTGTCATTTTCCTCCGCGGACGGTAAAGAATATTCCGAAGACATTGCCCTTAAGGCTGTCAAAGTGACCATAACGTACGATTATGAAAACGCAGATTCCAATAATCCCGCTGATAAAAAAATGAGCGCAATGTATCGCTCGCTGGATAAGAATAAAATGTATCCTGTGTGGTCGCCGGACGGGAAAAAGCTTGCCTTCAGCGATGAGAATTATGGTATCTGGATGGTTCCGTCCGAAGGCGGAGAGCCGACGCTGGTATACGATAATTATTATAAAATCGACTACAAGGGATATAAACTCCAGCTTGGCGGACTGGAAACGCTCGGTTTTTCTCCCGACGGCAATGAGATAGCATTTTTAAGACCGACAATCGATCAGGAACTGGGAACGGAGGTTGTTATCGACAATCTTGGGTCCCAGATACAGATAACTGTCAACAACCCGATACCGGTCATCGAGATTGTGAATATCGAAACCGGAGAGAGTCATATCATCGCCCGCAATGCGACATCCGGGCGATGGAGCTACGATGGCAGGTACTTTTTCTATTCCCGCCGGAACGCCGAATTGTTCAAGGAGCTGGTCATTACCGATACCAGGACCGGAGTTGAATGGCTGATAAAGGATTTTCTTTCAAGTCCCATCTATTTCCCCATGCATGATTCCTACCTCATGTTCAGCAAAAGCGACCTGTACAGGGTCCGTGAGGAGAACGGCATACTCGAAGAGCTTTCATTCGATGAAAAATCCGATCTTTCCGATATCTCTCCCGATGGGAAATGGATACTGTATACCGACACACACAATGGAAGGAAGCAAGCCGTTTACAACACGAAGACCGGCGAATCCTCGGATGTTTTCCCCGGCATGGATATACAGCCCTACTGGGCCAAATTCTCGCCCGACGCATCGAAGATCTGTTTCTGTCTCAAAACCGGCAGCGCCCCCAATTACGAATGGAAGATGTATATCTGTGATACACCGTTTACCGGGGATACTCCGAGCGAAGCTGTATCTTCCATACCGGCCGTTTTCGAGCTGAAAGGCAATTACCCGAACCCGTTCAACCTTTCAACGACCATCGGATTTTCGCTCCCGGAAAACGGCCCTGCTTCTCTGGTCATTTATAATATCATGGGACAGAAAGTGAGAGAGCTTATTTCGGAACAGATGGAAGCCGGTTACCATACTGTAGTCTGGGACAGCCGTGACGACAGCGGAAAAACGGCAGCCTCGGGTACTTATATCGCGCGGCTCTCCGCCGGAAAACACACCGCGACCGGAAGGATGATGCTGGTAAAATAGTATTTATAAGAAGCAGTTCAATAAGTTCCCATTAGTGGATCAATGGGGCTGTATTATAAAAGTTCAGCGCTATGAATAAGACTCTCCCGTCTTCGGACGACTGTTAATAGAAAAGGAGGCAATGCTATGAACTCGGAAAAAAATCCATAGCGGACAAGAAAGGTAAACTCACCCCTATTTCCCGCTCTCCTGAAAATAAAGAAGGTCAGGGGATGAGTTCAGGTGCGGATTGGGATCAATTTATCAGGGTCATACACACTTTTACACAAGGAGAATAACCATGCATTCTTTCAAACTCTTTCTGGCGGCGATCATCATCACTGCCGCTTCGACTGTCCATGCAGAAGACCTCTGGAAGGGGTATCCCAACGGCAATACGGTTTATAATATCGCTTTCCAGGGTAACTATGTCTGGAGCGCCGCCGAGGGAAGCCTTGTCAGGTGGGACAGGCGAGACGGAACCTACAAACAGTATACGGTTGAGGACGGCCTTCTCAGCAACCGCATAAAAACAGTTTTTATCGACCGTGACAACAATCTCTGGATCGGCTCTCTCAGCGGCGTCCAGAAGTATGACGGTTCCATCTATACCAATTATACTCTGGAAGACAGCGGGCAGGAAAGCCACTACGTCATAGCGATCGACCAGGCACCGGACGGAGCCA
This window harbors:
- a CDS encoding MBL fold metallo-hydrolase, which gives rise to MANQSVINVDLADVFKEPNRKGYLYTLAWGDYVEVIETTAEHVRINTVRYENKKDGSILPVKTEAYICPTKSSGCKPASVVIPKKNNKVLKVNFVDVQQGDGSVIESPDGKIILVDGGDNQLFARYLAARYRGTSKTKPKEIDCILVTHGDADHFVGLTKIHESESHSEPKKRLFIAPKRVYHNGLVKRPGKDNNKKAIPDKKLLGSTAFINGETIVTDLADSLLDVPDKEMNEPFLRWKEALRDWNDRKEIEFRRISFGEDDAFNFFNSGEMKISVLGPFLTRKGGITGLKFLGTPPERPRIGHESLDLDDEGFKGLSASHTINGHSIIFRLQYGGFSFLFTGDLNEEASRFLARKHKNGEINLSSEVFKVPHHGSADFSGAFIQMVSPIISVVSSGDESARKEH
- a CDS encoding UbiA family prenyltransferase translates to MAKCMKKIKGLVRLVRFELPFSAGVCVIMGQLLALGHFAPVFETINGFLSIFCISASILVLNDYFDVETDKINAPDRPIPSNTVTLSEALLLSISLLIIGLILSYLINVIALSCTFFISIIGFLYNRKFKKSGLPGNFMVSFSVGMTFIYGGISVDLFFNKIVWFFGIIAALIDLGEEIAADSMDMRGDILIESNSLAIKYGKPTAIKISSYIFFFVILLTIIPFILNWFPTLYLVPIIIMDSAIAYSTFRLLLSKNEEGRKYIRWLYLGATSGLLIFILMRFIDI
- a CDS encoding T9SS type A sorting domain-containing protein — translated: MLGIAVKWLLHFSDAAFITGINLLIHTTILIGICLACRSVVMRRGGKAATQSVLLRTFLVAALLSPLTLSLFKFTGMNALYLSATLLYPPEYTYDLSRESTHSQTSSQMITIQKSGETVSHENTQQNEHASDNIPKVNSPVKNNESIKVSLPSGVQVQKRPELAVPGSVEKSMKDHAGRLKATISTEKVVHGLAVVFTIVWCVFSMFLFVRFIAINLYIRRIRQLASEAKPAYREICRKAAGEFGIKPPAIFQSHYVYSTMITGFFKPSIILPSGANEVPMASREVFLHELAHFARRDYLWNQLGQISKILFPFQPLLWILARLIEETSDYVCDDYVVKFSTVNRSYATQLYNLALNSQPACPKIQTGAGIVSTGSPFRRRIERILDNSYARHVKINANEAMSITLLFICSITFTGFIRVDRPGAVQQSKYVTKLVKDTIETKADDSFTVKRYPDNHFSSGYSDSRMTEYDSEKEHEHIKAKKNADRDGVQVSEKVTGYNPDQGMIVSRTTYGQNPGNIPGIMQVNNIPNEKTAKPAESTEHNTEARPEIENSDDNSTAIQAPEPETANNHEADTVNVHLAGGYDSGMAVSFSSADGKEYSEDIALKAVKVTITYDYENADSNNPADKKMSAMYRSLDKNKMYPVWSPDGKKLAFSDENYGIWMVPSEGGEPTLVYDNYYKIDYKGYKLQLGGLETLGFSPDGNEIAFLRPTIDQELGTEVVIDNLGSQIQITVNNPIPVIEIVNIETGESHIIARNATSGRWSYDGRYFFYSRRNAELFKELVITDTRTGVEWLIKDFLSSPIYFPMHDSYLMFSKSDLYRVREENGILEELSFDEKSDLSDISPDGKWILYTDTHNGRKQAVYNTKTGESSDVFPGMDIQPYWAKFSPDASKICFCLKTGSAPNYEWKMYICDTPFTGDTPSEAVSSIPAVFELKGNYPNPFNLSTTIGFSLPENGPASLVIYNIMGQKVRELISEQMEAGYHTVVWDSRDDSGKTAASGTYIARLSAGKHTATGRMMLVK
- a CDS encoding BlaI/MecI/CopY family transcriptional regulator, with amino-acid sequence MTELEIGSGQMKVLRALWKEKRATAQKLTEILNETEPIKFSTVSTFLRILVKKGVVAFDVDKRTYIFYPLVKEKDIANHAVMNLIDHVFAGSKEGFVSFIINNNYIEPDELKKIKAMIDNKE